One Sinorhizobium sp. BG8 DNA window includes the following coding sequences:
- a CDS encoding ABC transporter permease — MNAVSPTTPVATDKADALTPSAGSGPWLRAWKLLKRDKPTVAAAVLLVIIILSSLAAPLYARHVAGTDPFRSNLSGKIMLDGKKTKIMQPSTEGLGLGVTPIGPTWTARYFLGADTQGRDVAARLLYGGRNSLVIAASATGICLVLAALVGISAGFFGGAVDMVLSRLLEILWAFPVYLLAISLSIVLISKGITIGPVEITADSLLLPIGIIGIIYVPYVARPVRGRVLALKEGEFVLAAVGLGIPAWRILLKDILPNVSTMLIVFIPLMMALNIVTESALSFLSIGVQAPDASWGTIIQDGQTLLYTRPVVALAPGIAIALTVLALNVLGDSIRDALDPRTKIV; from the coding sequence ATGAACGCAGTATCCCCAACAACGCCCGTGGCGACAGACAAGGCCGATGCGCTGACGCCGAGCGCGGGCTCTGGCCCTTGGCTGCGCGCATGGAAGCTTCTCAAGCGTGACAAGCCGACGGTGGCTGCAGCAGTCCTGCTTGTCATCATCATCCTGTCCAGCCTGGCCGCGCCACTCTACGCGCGCCACGTCGCCGGGACCGATCCATTCCGCTCCAATCTCAGCGGCAAGATCATGCTCGACGGCAAGAAGACCAAGATCATGCAACCCTCGACCGAAGGGCTCGGGCTGGGTGTGACGCCGATCGGGCCGACATGGACCGCACGCTACTTCCTGGGAGCGGATACCCAGGGGCGTGACGTCGCTGCGCGACTACTCTATGGCGGTCGAAATTCACTGGTGATTGCCGCGTCTGCCACGGGGATCTGTCTGGTGCTCGCGGCGCTGGTCGGGATATCCGCCGGCTTCTTCGGTGGCGCCGTAGACATGGTCCTGTCCCGTCTGCTCGAGATCCTCTGGGCGTTTCCCGTCTATCTCCTCGCCATCTCGCTCTCGATCGTTCTCATCTCGAAGGGGATCACGATTGGGCCTGTCGAGATCACCGCGGACAGCCTGCTGCTGCCAATCGGCATCATCGGCATCATCTATGTGCCCTATGTCGCCCGTCCGGTACGCGGCCGCGTGCTGGCGCTGAAGGAAGGCGAATTTGTGCTGGCGGCGGTCGGTCTCGGCATTCCCGCCTGGCGAATCCTGCTGAAAGATATCCTGCCGAATGTCTCGACCATGCTGATCGTCTTCATCCCCTTGATGATGGCGCTCAACATCGTCACGGAATCGGCGCTCTCCTTTCTCTCGATCGGGGTGCAGGCACCCGATGCGAGCTGGGGAACGATTATCCAGGACGGACAGACGCTGCTCTACACCCGCCCGGTCGTGGCGCTGGCCCCGGGTATCGCAATCGCTCTGACGGTGCTTGCGCTCAACGTTCTGGGCGACAGCATCCGCGATGCGCTCGACCCGCGCACCAAAATAGTCTGA